From a region of the Sporosarcina ureilytica genome:
- the yhaM gene encoding 3'-5' exoribonuclease YhaM, with protein sequence MKKLLDYQVGESVDLYLMIKQATKGITTKGSPFMTVILQDKSGDLEAKLWDTTDAHVEMYCAGTIVRVGGDIHEYRGKNQLRIKAIRPAKEEEGVTIADLIPSSEKSKEVLFEELMAFFFEMKNPQIQRITRHLLKKHEAAFKTYPAATRNHHDYVSGLIDHVVSMLNLGKAIAELYPSLNKDLLYAGIILHDVGKVIELSGPIGTQYTVEGNLLGHITIMVNEIEKAAEELGIEGEEVMLLQHMVLSHHGKEEWGSPKRPMLKEAEMLHYIDNIDAKMNMLDRALGQAKPGEFTERIFPLENRSFYKPTFE encoded by the coding sequence ATGAAAAAATTACTGGACTATCAAGTAGGAGAATCAGTCGATTTATATTTAATGATTAAACAAGCGACAAAAGGCATTACGACAAAAGGCAGTCCTTTTATGACGGTCATTTTACAAGATAAGAGTGGAGATTTAGAGGCGAAGTTATGGGATACGACAGATGCCCATGTAGAAATGTATTGCGCGGGAACGATTGTGAGAGTTGGTGGAGATATTCACGAATATCGCGGAAAAAATCAACTGCGTATTAAAGCCATTCGTCCGGCTAAAGAAGAAGAAGGTGTGACGATTGCTGACTTAATTCCATCCTCTGAAAAAAGTAAAGAAGTATTATTTGAAGAACTAATGGCATTCTTTTTTGAAATGAAAAATCCACAAATACAACGAATTACAAGGCATTTATTGAAAAAACATGAAGCAGCATTCAAAACGTATCCTGCTGCTACAAGAAATCATCATGACTATGTGTCTGGCTTAATCGATCACGTCGTTTCGATGTTGAACTTAGGAAAGGCAATTGCTGAACTATATCCTTCCTTAAATAAAGATTTATTGTACGCAGGCATTATTTTACATGATGTTGGGAAGGTCATTGAATTGTCCGGTCCAATTGGTACGCAGTATACGGTAGAAGGAAATTTACTGGGACACATCACAATTATGGTCAATGAAATCGAGAAAGCAGCAGAAGAATTGGGCATCGAAGGCGAAGAAGTGATGTTGCTACAACATATGGTGTTATCGCATCATGGTAAAGAAGAGTGGGGAAGCCCGAAACGTCCAATGTTAAAAGAGGCGGAAATGCTTCATTACATCGACAATATCGATGCAAAAATGAATATGCTAGACCGTGCACTTGGTCAAGCTAAGCCGGGCGAATTTACGGAAAGAATATTCCCATTAGAGAATCGCTCATTTTATAAGCCGACATTTGAATAA
- a CDS encoding ABC transporter ATP-binding protein: protein MSLQLENVTKRFGNFTAVDNLTLSVEQGTMYGFLGANGAGKTTTFRMILGLLNANEGRITWNDSAISYATSPEIGYLPEERGLYPKMKVEDQLIFLGQLRGMKKADAKAALKQWLERMEIPHYANKKVEELSKGNQQKIQVIASLIHQPRLLILDEPFSGLDPVNVEMLKNAILEFRNNGATIIFSSHRMDHVEELCEQLSIIHHGKQVVNGSLREVKRSFGKQNVRIHSEYDLSSLANIVGVTSIQKSIEGAVFQVETEQVAHSLLEAALQFGAVRHFAIEEPSLQDIFIEKVGNVHA, encoded by the coding sequence ATGAGTTTGCAACTAGAGAACGTAACGAAACGTTTTGGTAATTTTACAGCCGTTGATAATTTAACATTATCGGTTGAACAAGGAACGATGTATGGATTTTTAGGCGCGAATGGAGCTGGAAAAACGACAACGTTTCGAATGATTTTAGGCTTATTAAATGCAAATGAAGGAAGAATTACGTGGAATGATTCAGCCATTTCCTATGCGACTAGCCCGGAAATTGGCTATTTGCCGGAAGAAAGAGGCCTTTATCCAAAAATGAAAGTTGAAGATCAGTTGATTTTCCTAGGGCAATTAAGAGGCATGAAAAAAGCAGATGCGAAAGCTGCATTGAAACAATGGTTGGAGAGAATGGAAATCCCTCATTATGCGAATAAAAAGGTAGAAGAACTATCCAAAGGAAATCAACAAAAAATTCAAGTCATCGCCTCGCTTATACATCAGCCACGATTGCTCATATTAGACGAACCGTTTTCAGGATTAGACCCTGTTAACGTTGAGATGCTGAAAAATGCAATTCTCGAATTTAGAAACAACGGTGCGACAATCATTTTTTCAAGTCACCGCATGGATCACGTTGAAGAGTTATGTGAACAGTTAAGCATTATTCATCATGGAAAACAAGTTGTGAATGGTTCATTACGAGAAGTAAAGCGATCATTCGGCAAGCAAAATGTTCGAATCCACTCGGAATATGACTTATCTTCACTTGCCAATATTGTAGGGGTTACTTCAATACAAAAGTCAATTGAAGGTGCTGTCTTTCAAGTCGAAACAGAACAAGTAGCTCATTCGCTTTTGGAAGCTGCATTACAATTCGGTGCAGTTCGTCATTTTGCCATTGAAGAACCATCCTTGCAAGATATTTTTATTGAAAAGGTGGGGAACGTACATGCGTGA
- a CDS encoding ATP-binding protein gives MKIDKLVIYGFGKHENVTIELGPTMNVLYGHNEAGKTTIQQFILHILFGFPARNSPLLRYEPKSGGRYGGQVHLDDKLYGKCIVERIRGKSAGDVTVYFENGEKGEQEALNKLLRQYDRASFESIFAFSLLQLQGFEKMDEHELSRTLLASGTTGVDDLLKVEAKMEREMDLLFKKNGRNPAINAKLSELRTLETQLQEEQKKLENYAPAIRRIKEIDEQLMVLREQKKEYNDQVGELTVKRQVLPLYLKKRTLEHQYKSVKDLRFPTDGMERYESFVNKLADAEASYISIEREIEKIEEVLSEKVEEEKFANLERLVAMESEWHRWLSALSALKSDYEQVKKRKERLLSRLGIQTDGEVMGLLQADVSIRKEEEMYELLENMKTYHQELGNVEAELQKLREEIEGMKERVQLLTPPSEEDVRKAEAWPKIRQRVAEAKAYVTLNEQQQNSSKNFGIAILAFTLLLAGYGMFSEQYGILFISVLISGIAFFLMKRQTKDPQLEEMQVIISTYEGQENEIESILSHVETYEKHKHQLEENLANAEQDAYHLEVTYRELEEKSIQTEALLQSFLAEYGIDGLPSASIIPELFRMIRDTQEAIRQMENIDIEQQRLAEQIQHRLIESERVLQQSIPQEALYEFIRKAYHELTQGIKRQQVQVKRKEQLEKELQEVKALVSLLNTHKQTLFEDAQVETEEAFYHANKMQRDKEALQEQLVNIELQLAVNGEVEIDPACMDADIEKALIQTKKSIEEIEQQYNELIDEKATLVNQTNELLTDDTYGNLQQQFEVERAQFMELARKWASQKALAAAIQQMMNDLKEKKFPYVLKEAEQLFKKLTGGQYESMVITEQGYFEVVSKAGMHFPIVELSQATKEQAYISLRLALAASIFETAPFPIIMDDPFVHFDECRLSHIIKVLDQLKEHQFIYFTCHEEMKNHWQEATAINVSAIGSKQGANM, from the coding sequence TTGAAAATTGATAAGTTAGTCATTTATGGTTTTGGGAAACATGAAAACGTGACGATTGAACTTGGCCCGACGATGAACGTACTTTATGGACATAACGAGGCAGGAAAAACGACGATTCAGCAATTCATTTTACATATTTTATTTGGCTTTCCTGCTCGAAATAGTCCGCTTTTACGCTATGAGCCGAAGTCGGGTGGAAGATACGGTGGGCAAGTTCATCTTGATGACAAATTATATGGAAAGTGTATTGTAGAACGAATTCGTGGAAAATCAGCTGGAGATGTAACCGTGTATTTTGAAAACGGAGAGAAAGGTGAGCAGGAAGCGTTAAATAAACTGCTTAGGCAATATGATCGTGCTTCGTTTGAGTCTATTTTTGCTTTTTCGCTTTTACAACTTCAAGGTTTTGAGAAAATGGATGAACACGAATTGAGTCGTACGCTCCTCGCTTCGGGGACTACGGGTGTTGACGATTTATTGAAAGTTGAAGCAAAGATGGAAAGAGAAATGGATTTACTATTTAAGAAAAATGGTAGAAATCCAGCGATTAATGCGAAGTTAAGCGAACTTCGGACATTGGAAACTCAGCTCCAAGAAGAACAAAAAAAGCTTGAAAATTATGCGCCAGCCATTCGTCGAATTAAAGAAATTGATGAACAATTGATGGTGTTACGAGAACAGAAAAAGGAGTATAATGACCAAGTTGGGGAGTTAACAGTAAAGCGGCAAGTTTTACCGCTTTATTTAAAAAAGCGAACCCTTGAACATCAATATAAGTCTGTGAAAGACCTTCGTTTTCCAACGGACGGAATGGAACGCTATGAGTCATTTGTGAATAAACTTGCGGATGCAGAAGCGTCATACATCAGTATTGAACGGGAAATTGAAAAGATAGAAGAAGTATTATCGGAAAAAGTGGAAGAAGAAAAGTTTGCCAATTTGGAGCGATTGGTCGCAATGGAGTCCGAATGGCATCGTTGGCTTTCCGCGTTATCTGCTTTGAAAAGTGATTACGAACAGGTGAAGAAACGGAAAGAACGATTGCTATCGCGGCTTGGTATTCAAACAGATGGGGAAGTAATGGGGCTTTTACAAGCAGACGTTTCCATTCGAAAAGAAGAGGAAATGTATGAGTTGCTAGAAAACATGAAAACGTATCATCAGGAACTTGGAAATGTAGAAGCCGAACTTCAAAAGTTGCGAGAAGAAATTGAAGGCATGAAGGAAAGAGTGCAGTTATTAACACCTCCTTCAGAAGAGGATGTTAGAAAAGCGGAAGCGTGGCCGAAAATTCGTCAACGGGTGGCCGAGGCAAAAGCTTATGTCACATTAAATGAACAGCAACAAAATTCCTCCAAAAATTTTGGGATAGCAATTCTTGCCTTTACGCTTTTATTAGCAGGGTACGGCATGTTTTCGGAGCAGTATGGAATTTTATTCATAAGTGTCCTTATTTCAGGTATTGCCTTTTTTTTAATGAAAAGACAAACAAAAGATCCTCAATTAGAAGAAATGCAAGTGATTATCTCGACTTATGAAGGACAAGAGAATGAAATCGAATCGATTCTTTCGCACGTTGAAACATATGAAAAACATAAGCACCAACTGGAAGAGAATTTGGCCAATGCTGAACAGGATGCGTATCATTTAGAAGTAACTTATCGCGAGCTAGAGGAGAAGAGCATTCAAACCGAGGCGTTATTACAGTCTTTTTTGGCCGAGTATGGCATTGATGGATTGCCGTCAGCCAGCATTATACCTGAACTTTTCCGCATGATTCGTGACACGCAAGAAGCGATTCGCCAAATGGAAAATATTGATATCGAACAACAACGTTTAGCGGAACAAATTCAACATCGACTTATAGAAAGTGAGCGTGTTTTGCAACAATCTATCCCGCAAGAAGCATTATATGAATTTATTCGAAAAGCGTATCATGAGTTGACACAAGGGATAAAACGCCAGCAGGTACAAGTGAAGAGAAAAGAACAATTAGAAAAAGAGTTACAGGAAGTAAAAGCACTTGTCAGTTTGCTCAATACGCATAAACAAACATTATTTGAGGATGCTCAAGTTGAAACGGAAGAAGCGTTTTACCATGCAAACAAGATGCAACGTGATAAAGAAGCACTTCAAGAACAACTTGTGAATATTGAACTGCAATTAGCTGTCAATGGCGAGGTAGAAATTGACCCTGCTTGCATGGATGCAGATATAGAAAAAGCATTGATTCAAACGAAAAAGTCGATCGAGGAAATCGAACAACAGTACAATGAGTTAATCGATGAAAAAGCGACCCTTGTCAATCAAACAAATGAATTGCTGACGGATGACACTTATGGAAACCTTCAACAACAATTTGAAGTAGAACGTGCACAATTTATGGAGCTTGCAAGGAAGTGGGCCTCCCAAAAAGCCCTTGCTGCAGCAATCCAGCAAATGATGAACGACTTAAAAGAGAAGAAATTCCCATATGTATTAAAAGAAGCAGAACAGCTATTTAAAAAATTAACAGGCGGACAGTATGAGTCGATGGTCATTACAGAACAAGGTTATTTTGAAGTTGTATCTAAAGCGGGTATGCATTTTCCAATTGTTGAGCTAAGCCAAGCGACGAAAGAACAGGCGTATATCTCACTACGATTAGCACTTGCCGCATCCATTTTTGAGACCGCACCTTTTCCAATTATTATGGACGATCCATTTGTTCACTTTGATGAATGTCGACTTTCGCATATAATTAAAGTACTGGACCAATTAAAAGAACATCAATTCATTTATTTTACTTGCCACGAAGAGATGAAGAATCATTGGCAAGAAGCAACAGCTATTAATGTTTCCGCGATTGGAAGCAAACAGGGGGCGAATATGTGA
- a CDS encoding YlbF family regulator has product MTVNIYDDLNRLEATFRKTAEFAEVKEAVDVVAADEEALAMFKNFREVQMKMQEKQMQGEEISGDELEHAQKVAQLAQGNEKIMNMLQAEMKLSGLLEEVNRVLMKPVQEFYEKL; this is encoded by the coding sequence ATGACAGTAAATATTTACGACGATTTAAACCGACTAGAAGCGACATTTAGAAAAACTGCTGAATTTGCTGAAGTAAAAGAAGCAGTAGACGTTGTAGCGGCTGATGAAGAAGCGCTAGCAATGTTTAAAAACTTCCGTGAAGTTCAAATGAAAATGCAAGAAAAACAAATGCAAGGTGAAGAAATTAGCGGCGATGAGTTAGAGCACGCACAAAAAGTTGCGCAACTTGCACAAGGCAATGAAAAAATTATGAACATGCTTCAAGCAGAAATGAAACTAAGCGGACTTCTTGAAGAAGTAAACCGTGTACTTATGAAACCTGTTCAAGAGTTTTATGAGAAGCTATAA
- a CDS encoding YjcZ family sporulation protein, producing MSGYCQGSSGSGFALIVVLFILLIIVGATFLY from the coding sequence ATGAGCGGATATTGCCAAGGTTCATCCGGATCCGGATTTGCGCTAATCGTGGTGTTGTTCATTTTATTAATTATCGTCGGTGCAACTTTTTTATACTAA
- a CDS encoding YhzD family protein, which produces MKVYKLTAYESNGTVVMDESVEAANDEEAKVKGHAILEEKNLLESTHRLASPTGKLILFHS; this is translated from the coding sequence ATGAAAGTGTACAAACTAACAGCATACGAATCAAATGGAACTGTCGTTATGGATGAATCTGTTGAAGCTGCCAATGATGAAGAAGCAAAAGTAAAAGGACATGCGATTCTTGAGGAAAAAAACCTACTCGAATCTACGCATCGTCTCGCATCTCCAACCGGGAAACTGATCCTATTTCATAGCTAA
- a CDS encoding coproporphyrinogen III oxidase, translating to MQKIKVNATFAEDWIRMFAHLANLFFEQCEIITEENPEAMNVHFTIDHQPNGEIVGQAKLIANGSEFVATFSELAVEGKQRLINRQLKRVHSHVFLEVLEQATEMTQSWGILTGIRPMKLYHKYRQEGFSSEEAIKNIMTNYRVSREKSELLAEIASIQKKAVPDLYELKNEVSIYIGIPFCPTKCAYCTFPAYAIRRTNGRVDSFLDGLHEEIREMGKWLTEKDMTITTIYFGGGTPTSIEADEMDALYKTMYDSFPNMDKVREITVEAGRPDTITPEKIEVLKKWGIDRISVNPQSYTDETLKAIGRHHTVQETIDKFWLSRNMGMKNINMDLIIGLPNEGMEEFEHSLQETAKMQPESLTIHTLSFKRASAMSQNRERYKVADRKTVERMMKRGEKWTAENGYHPYYLYRQKNILGNLENVGYSKPGEESIYNIVIMEEVQTIIGVGCGASSKFIHPETGKITQFYNPKDPAAYIMTYEESIEKKLAHLDAIFPTVEKPV from the coding sequence ATGCAAAAAATAAAAGTAAATGCTACATTTGCGGAAGATTGGATTCGGATGTTTGCGCATCTGGCGAATTTATTCTTCGAGCAATGTGAAATCATAACAGAAGAAAATCCCGAGGCGATGAATGTTCATTTTACAATTGATCATCAGCCGAATGGAGAAATTGTTGGACAGGCAAAACTCATTGCGAATGGATCAGAATTTGTCGCAACGTTTTCAGAACTAGCAGTTGAAGGAAAACAAAGGTTAATCAATCGTCAACTTAAGCGAGTTCATTCACATGTCTTTTTGGAGGTATTAGAACAGGCAACTGAGATGACGCAGTCTTGGGGGATATTGACGGGCATTCGTCCGATGAAGCTTTATCATAAATATCGTCAAGAAGGATTTAGCTCAGAAGAAGCGATTAAAAATATCATGACGAATTACCGTGTGTCTCGCGAAAAAAGTGAGTTGCTCGCTGAAATTGCTTCGATTCAAAAGAAAGCAGTTCCCGACTTATATGAGTTGAAAAATGAAGTGAGTATTTATATCGGCATTCCATTTTGTCCGACGAAATGTGCGTATTGCACGTTTCCCGCGTATGCCATCCGACGGACAAATGGGCGTGTGGATTCGTTTTTAGATGGCTTGCATGAAGAGATTCGTGAAATGGGGAAATGGTTGACGGAAAAGGATATGACCATTACGACGATTTATTTTGGGGGTGGCACACCAACTTCCATTGAAGCTGACGAAATGGATGCCTTATACAAAACGATGTATGATTCATTCCCAAATATGGATAAAGTGCGGGAAATCACTGTGGAAGCAGGTCGTCCAGATACAATCACGCCTGAGAAAATTGAGGTGTTGAAGAAGTGGGGGATTGACCGAATTAGTGTCAATCCACAATCCTATACAGACGAAACGCTGAAAGCAATTGGGCGTCATCATACGGTTCAAGAGACAATTGATAAGTTTTGGTTGTCTAGAAATATGGGTATGAAAAACATTAATATGGATTTAATTATTGGGTTGCCAAATGAAGGCATGGAAGAATTTGAACATTCCTTGCAAGAAACGGCGAAAATGCAGCCTGAGTCGCTTACAATTCATACGTTGTCATTTAAGCGGGCATCTGCAATGTCACAAAATAGAGAGCGATATAAAGTTGCGGACCGCAAAACGGTGGAACGAATGATGAAGCGCGGTGAGAAATGGACTGCTGAAAACGGCTACCATCCTTATTACTTATATCGTCAAAAAAATATCTTAGGTAACTTGGAAAATGTGGGATACTCAAAACCAGGTGAGGAAAGTATATACAATATCGTCATTATGGAAGAAGTGCAGACGATTATTGGAGTTGGTTGTGGAGCCTCGAGTAAATTTATTCACCCGGAAACAGGGAAGATTACACAGTTTTATAATCCGAAAGATCCAGCAGCGTATATTATGACTTACGAAGAATCGATAGAGAAGAAATTAGCACACTTAGATGCGATTTTCCCGACTGTGGAAAAACCAGTGTGA
- the mgsA gene encoding methylglyoxal synthase: MKIALIAHDEKKNEMVNFTIAYEHFFQKQELYSTGTTGKRIMAETNLNIERLMSGPLGGDQQIGAMIATDDIDLIIFFRDPLTAQPHEPDVSALLRLCDVYRIPLATNSATAELLLKSIESGDFDWRKHMKK, encoded by the coding sequence ATGAAAATTGCTTTAATCGCCCATGACGAAAAGAAGAATGAGATGGTCAACTTTACCATTGCATACGAACATTTTTTTCAGAAGCAGGAGCTATATTCGACGGGCACAACGGGTAAAAGAATTATGGCCGAGACGAACTTAAATATTGAACGGTTAATGTCAGGGCCTTTAGGGGGCGACCAACAAATCGGGGCGATGATTGCAACGGATGACATCGATTTAATTATTTTCTTCCGCGATCCGCTCACAGCTCAACCCCACGAACCAGACGTAAGTGCTTTGCTGCGACTTTGCGATGTTTACCGAATTCCACTCGCAACAAATAGCGCAACCGCCGAGCTTCTTCTTAAGTCGATTGAAAGCGGCGATTTTGATTGGCGAAAACATATGAAAAAATAA
- a CDS encoding enoyl-CoA hydratase, giving the protein MSYQTIKLKKEGRLAQLTLNRPDAMNAMDEVMMKELADAFEALQQDHSVQVLLIHGEGRAFSAGGDIKKMVDSTRPMEIDKVMLDVSRLALALYRLPQITIATVHGAAAGLGFSLVLGCDYIIAEEESKLAMNFIGIGLVPDGAGHFFLKERVGVPEAKKIIWSGKVMPGKEALEVGLADEVVSEGQALKAGKLYAEKLLASPIAAMIATKKILHDGKIADLENILKLESESQIAMRKTTDHIEGIRAFVEKRKPVFVGE; this is encoded by the coding sequence TTGTCATATCAGACAATAAAATTAAAAAAAGAAGGGCGTTTAGCGCAGTTAACGCTTAATCGTCCGGATGCGATGAATGCGATGGATGAGGTAATGATGAAGGAGTTAGCAGATGCTTTTGAAGCACTACAGCAAGACCATTCTGTACAAGTATTGCTTATCCATGGGGAAGGACGGGCATTTTCTGCAGGCGGGGATATTAAGAAAATGGTAGATTCGACGCGGCCGATGGAAATAGATAAAGTGATGCTAGACGTATCTCGCTTAGCGCTAGCATTATATCGTTTGCCGCAAATTACAATTGCAACTGTCCATGGTGCGGCGGCAGGATTAGGGTTTAGCTTAGTGTTAGGATGCGACTATATTATCGCAGAGGAAGAAAGTAAGTTAGCGATGAACTTTATCGGAATCGGCTTAGTGCCTGATGGGGCAGGACACTTTTTCTTAAAGGAACGTGTGGGCGTTCCAGAAGCGAAGAAAATCATTTGGTCCGGGAAAGTGATGCCAGGGAAAGAAGCGCTAGAAGTCGGCTTAGCTGATGAAGTTGTCAGTGAAGGGCAGGCATTAAAAGCTGGTAAACTTTATGCAGAAAAGTTATTAGCATCGCCAATTGCAGCAATGATTGCAACGAAGAAAATATTGCACGACGGTAAAATCGCAGATCTCGAAAATATTCTTAAGTTGGAAAGTGAATCACAAATTGCGATGCGGAAAACAACTGATCATATAGAAGGAATTAGAGCTTTCGTTGAAAAAAGAAAGCCTGTGTTTGTAGGGGAGTAA
- a CDS encoding ABC transporter permease, producing the protein MREFMLIFKQAFVTKGKTKSFIITTAIMIAGIFLLANMTSIIDTVKKIGGESSEEILYVFDESGQVFESLEAQFMLNESEVTLNLSTKDREALIEEVRNDEIDSLVVIDLTADNTIESTYYTMSSMEFMLPMMIEDALQSIQTEMKAAELSLTGEQVQTLFTPVQFETHSLSPSAKSEEELNQARGLVYVLMFLIYFAVIFYSNMIAMEVATEKSSRVMEILISSVSPVKHLFAKVLGIGTLGLLQMALLGASAFIALKTTSADMVDGLFMFFGFSNLDVGTIIYAIVFFLLGYFLYATLAALLGSLVSRTEDVNQMIMPMTFLIIIAFMLAAAGIGNPELAYLKYTSYIPFFAPLVMFLRVGMLDLPMWEPILSIAIMLITIFIFGWFGARVYKGGVLMYGPSRSLKDVKKAIQLGKE; encoded by the coding sequence ATGCGTGAATTTATGCTGATTTTCAAGCAGGCATTCGTCACGAAGGGAAAAACGAAGTCGTTTATAATTACGACTGCGATTATGATTGCCGGTATTTTTTTATTAGCCAACATGACTTCGATTATTGATACAGTTAAAAAGATTGGTGGCGAGAGTTCTGAAGAGATTTTATATGTCTTTGATGAAAGTGGCCAAGTATTTGAAAGTTTAGAAGCACAATTTATGCTTAATGAGTCAGAAGTTACGTTGAATTTAAGTACAAAAGATAGAGAGGCCTTAATCGAGGAAGTGAGAAACGATGAAATTGACTCGTTAGTTGTGATTGATTTAACAGCCGACAATACAATCGAATCCACTTATTACACAATGAGTTCAATGGAATTTATGCTTCCCATGATGATTGAAGATGCGCTTCAATCCATCCAAACGGAAATGAAAGCAGCAGAACTTTCCTTGACAGGGGAGCAAGTGCAAACATTATTTACACCGGTTCAATTTGAAACACATTCCCTCTCGCCTTCTGCAAAGTCTGAAGAAGAGTTAAATCAAGCGCGCGGGCTTGTTTATGTATTGATGTTCTTAATCTACTTTGCGGTCATTTTTTATTCTAATATGATTGCAATGGAAGTGGCCACAGAAAAATCTTCACGTGTGATGGAAATATTAATTTCGAGTGTGTCACCAGTTAAACATTTATTTGCCAAAGTACTGGGCATTGGTACACTTGGTTTATTACAAATGGCACTGCTCGGAGCTTCGGCTTTTATCGCATTGAAAACTACTTCAGCAGATATGGTTGACGGCTTATTCATGTTTTTTGGCTTTTCGAACTTGGATGTCGGGACAATTATTTATGCGATCGTCTTCTTTTTGCTTGGGTATTTCTTATATGCAACGCTTGCAGCACTTTTAGGTTCGCTCGTCAGTCGTACAGAAGATGTAAACCAAATGATTATGCCGATGACATTTCTGATCATTATAGCGTTTATGCTTGCAGCGGCGGGAATTGGCAACCCTGAGTTGGCGTACTTGAAGTATACATCGTATATCCCTTTCTTCGCACCACTCGTCATGTTTTTACGGGTTGGGATGCTTGACTTGCCGATGTGGGAGCCAATATTATCGATTGCGATTATGCTCATTACCATTTTTATCTTTGGCTGGTTTGGTGCGCGCGTGTACAAAGGCGGCGTCTTGATGTATGGCCCATCACGCTCGTTGAAAGATGTTAAAAAAGCGATTCAGCTTGGGAAAGAATAA
- a CDS encoding metallophosphoesterase family protein, protein MSKIRFLHTADLHLDTPFKGMTGLPIERFDQLRNSTFEAFSNLIKHAIKTKPDFVLIVGDIYDGEDRSLRAQLKFQTGMKKLDAADIPVLISYGNHDHLKGNWTRFDLPKNVHVFDEKVGTRTLKIRGETVNIYGFSYGERHIREAMVEQYPVAPSEGIHIGLLHGSLVGDESHAVYAPFTKEALLSKRYDYWALGHIHKRQQLHQEPPIVYPGNLQGRHRNERGMKGFYEVMLSKEDAQLEFVPASTIVFEQLPISCAGVKHAGQWFEVCTTALDAFQAKQGAAIIELQMIDIDEDAAELFKQSTDEEWLMTLREFLQELEPFVWISRISYERTFINHDVTETLMNPIISTMESWTSEQWQDVLQDVYQHARSLKYLERLTEDDFIDIQAEAEKQLIAELSERK, encoded by the coding sequence TTGTCGAAGATTCGTTTTTTACATACAGCTGATTTACATCTTGACACGCCATTTAAAGGAATGACCGGTTTACCAATAGAACGGTTCGACCAACTAAGGAATAGTACGTTTGAGGCCTTTTCCAATTTAATAAAGCATGCGATCAAAACGAAACCAGATTTTGTGCTCATTGTTGGTGATATTTATGACGGGGAAGACAGGAGTCTACGCGCTCAATTAAAGTTCCAAACAGGAATGAAAAAGTTGGATGCTGCCGATATTCCTGTATTGATTTCTTACGGAAATCATGACCATTTGAAAGGGAATTGGACAAGGTTTGATTTACCGAAAAACGTTCATGTTTTTGATGAGAAAGTAGGAACACGAACGTTAAAGATTCGGGGAGAAACGGTGAATATTTACGGTTTTAGTTACGGTGAACGTCATATTCGGGAAGCGATGGTTGAACAGTATCCGGTTGCACCATCGGAAGGCATTCATATCGGTTTATTACATGGGAGTCTAGTGGGCGATGAATCCCATGCAGTCTATGCACCTTTTACAAAAGAAGCATTGCTGTCAAAGCGCTATGATTACTGGGCACTTGGCCATATTCACAAACGACAACAGCTTCATCAAGAACCTCCAATTGTGTATCCAGGTAATTTACAAGGACGACATCGAAATGAACGGGGCATGAAAGGATTTTACGAAGTGATGCTTTCAAAAGAAGATGCACAACTCGAATTTGTTCCTGCCTCCACTATTGTATTTGAGCAACTACCGATTTCTTGTGCGGGTGTTAAACATGCAGGGCAATGGTTTGAGGTTTGTACAACAGCATTAGACGCCTTCCAAGCAAAACAAGGTGCAGCCATTATAGAACTTCAAATGATAGATATTGATGAAGATGCGGCGGAATTATTTAAACAATCTACTGATGAAGAATGGTTAATGACATTACGTGAATTTTTGCAAGAGCTAGAGCCTTTTGTTTGGATTAGCCGTATAAGTTACGAGCGAACATTTATAAATCATGATGTCACTGAGACGCTCATGAACCCAATTATATCAACAATGGAAAGTTGGACATCGGAACAATGGCAAGACGTATTACAAGACGTTTATCAACATGCACGAAGCCTCAAATACTTGGAACGATTAACGGAAGATGACTTCATTGACATTCAAGCTGAAGCAGAAAAACAACTGATTGCCGAACTGTCAGAAAGGAAGTGA